In Drosophila yakuba strain Tai18E2 chromosome X, Prin_Dyak_Tai18E2_2.1, whole genome shotgun sequence, a single genomic region encodes these proteins:
- the LOC6525250 gene encoding mediator of RNA polymerase II transcription subunit 15 isoform X2, which produces MSAATHMAMPAHAVVPPPGTPPVLGGSGCSNLSLPPGKRGHKRSVSLENNAPLALRSTPSLGQSSLGSPLLQFGQAQGQGHAQGFHTGTLKSRQEQRRLSQKFGSHSNLDDEGVGIGVGMGVGMGMGMGLQMRSKFQNIRQMFELSRSCVGGGGGDGRGGGAEEEAMQSLPATLPQQQQHQQHNQQQQQQQRRTTPIAGGSRHQQQQQQQQQMGEAEQTSGNFLRPIAFKPIPFEPDYRIACQQQQQHQQQLQLQQQQHQHQQQQQQQQQQLQLQHQQHQQQQQQQQHHQHQHQQQQQQQQHQALQLSTEGGQAGGGAERYGYGSTPSLAPLPTASAQKFGSTTDLRHLAARRRNHRLLQRSSNEDSLTLDLLSTGSHDRPDGASSKSSGTVVGSSDLTPSPSDSGISELEAALKDRDSELSYLRQAMEHNEKDKEVYWEHETQRLRLFYEGQQRECQLKLRKMEQLLGLQQFQLKQHKLRQSEQVNRLQQQLDLARDSSQGLQQQVDALRHQLEDSEWRVCERNGEIALLKTQLKEAHLEINMKDHAIVSLKHSSNRSSSNSSSSNKSCDTNTSQSQPKQQAKEEQQQPELQLQQKQQQQQQQQQPQQMKQQNQPDQQQLQKIITLKDQVIGALTSELAKLRKELSDLAIAHEYGEEPCGRYTRLKQQLDNLNEICQKTRKYTTASASPAATAVAAAPPAPPTPTAPPTAQVAPSCVQELPKLDVLVQRLQLDQGQGTQQTLDTLIEESTTYAEDIAKLRQKLDDFRLNLELEKRQWCAEKDKVLGYQKQLQAHYIHMYQKLRCLDSAGAATGQVEATTGN; this is translated from the exons ATGTCGGCCGCCACGCACATGGCCATGCCGGCTCACGCCGTCGTCCCGCCGCCCGGCACTCCGCCTGTGCTGGGGGGCAGCGGGTGCTCCAATCTCAGCCTGCCGCCGGGTAAGCGTGGCCACAAGCGCAGCGTTTCGCTGGAGAACAATGCACCGCTGGCACTGCGCAGCACACCCAGCTTGGGCCAATCCTCGCTGGGCTCGCCGCTGCTGCAGTTTGGCCAGGCTCAGGGGCAAGGACACGCGCAGGGCTTCCACACGGGCACTTTGAAGTCGCGCCAGGAGCAGCGCCGTCTCAGCCAGAAGTTCGGCAGTCACAGCAACTTGGATGACGAGGGTGTGGGCATTGGTGTGGGCATGGGtgtgggcatgggcatgggcatgggcctCCAGATGCGCAGCAAGTTCCAGAATATACGACAAATGTTTGAGCTGAGTCGCAGCTGTGTGGGCGGCGGGGGCGGCGATGGCAGAGGGGGCGGGGCCGAGGAGGAGGCAATGCAATCTCTGCCAGCAACattgccgcagcagcagcaacatcagcaacataatcagcagcagcagcagcagcagaggcgCACCACGCCCATTGCCGGCGGAAGTcgccaccagcaacagcaacagcaacagcaacaaatggGCGAGGCGGAACAG ACCAGCGGCAACTTTCTGCGACCCATTGCCTTCAAGCCCATTCCTTTCGAGCCGGACTACCGCATCGcctgccagcagcagcagcagcaccagcagcagctgcagttgcaacagcagcagcatcagcaccagcagcagcagcagcagcagcagcagcagttgcagctgcaacaccaacagcaccagcagcagcaacagcagcaacaacatcatcagcatcagcatcagcagcagcagcagcagcaacaacatcaggCGCTGCAGCTGTCGACGGAGGGCGGTCAGGCGGGGGGCGGGGCCGAGCGGTACGGCTACGGTTCGACGCCGTCACTTGCCCCACTGCCCACCGCATCGGCCCAGAAATTTGGCA GCACCACTGACCTACGACACTTGGCCGCTCGGCGTCGAAATCATCGCCTGCTGCAGCGCTCCAGCAACGAGGACTCCCTGACCCTTGACCTCTTGAGCACTGGCAGCCACGACAGACCCGATGGGGCCAGCAG CAAGAGCAGCGGCACTGTGGTGGGCAGCAGCGATCTGACGCCCTCGCCCTCGGATTCTGGGATCTCGGAACTGGAGGCGGCGCTGAAGGATCGCGACTCGGAGCTCTCGTACCTGCGACAGGCCATGGAGCACAATGAGAAA GACAAGGAGGTGTACTGGGAGCACGAGACGCAGCGACTGCGGCTCTTCTACGAGGGTCAGCAGCGGGAGTGCCAGCTGAAGCTGCGCAAGATGGAGCAGCTACTCGGACTGCAGCAGTTCCAGCTGAAGCAGCACAAGCTGCGCCAGTCGGAACAGGTAAAccggctgcagcagcagctcgaTTTGGCCAGGGACTCCAGCCAGGgactgcagcagcaggtggACGCACTGCGTCACCAGCTGGAGGACAGCGAGTGGCGCGTCTGCGAGCGCAACGGGGAGATAGCTTTACTCAAGACGCAGCTCAAGGAGGCGCAT CTGGAAATCAACATGAAGGATCATGCGATTGTCAGCCTGaagcacagcagcaacaggagcagcagcaacagcagcagcagcaacaagtcCTGTGACACAAACACAAGCCAAAGTCAACCAAAGCAGCAGGcgaaggaggagcagcagcagccagagttgcagctgcagcagaaacagcaacagcagcaacagcagcagcagccgcagcaaatGAAGCAACAAAACCAGCCCGaccagcagcaactgcagaaGATCATCACCCTGAaggatcaggtgattggagCGCTGACCAGCGAGCTGGCCAAGTTGCGCAAGGAGCTCTCCGATCTGGCCATTGCCCACGAGTACGGCGAGGAGCCCTGCGGCCGGTACACTCGCCTCAAGCAGCAGTTGGACAACCTGAACGAGATCTGCCAGAAGACGCGCAAGTACACAAcagcatccgcatccccagcagcaactgcagtagcagcagcaccaccagcaccaccaacaccaactGCACCACCAACTGCACAGGTAGCACCTAGCTGCGTCCAGGAGCTGCCCAAGCTGGATGTGCTGGTGCAGCGACTGCAATTGGATCAGGGACAGGGTACGCAGCAAACGCTGGACACGCTCATCGAGGAGTCCACCACGTACGCGGAGGATATAGCCAAGCTGCGCCAGAAACTGGACGACTTCCGTCTGAATCTCGAGCTGGAGAAGCGTCAGTGGTGCGCCGAGAAGGACAAGGTGCTGGGCTACCAGAAGCAGCTGCAGGCCCACTATATCCACATGTACCAGAAGCTGCGCTGCCTGGACAGCGCCGGAGCAGCGACTGGCCAGGTGGAGGCCACCACTGGCAACTGA
- the LOC6525250 gene encoding mediator of RNA polymerase II transcription subunit 15 isoform X1, whose translation MSAATHMAMPAHAVVPPPGTPPVLGGSGCSNLSLPPGKRGHKRSVSLENNAPLALRSTPSLGQSSLGSPLLQFGQAQGQGHAQGFHTGTLKSRQEQRRLSQKFGSHSNLDDEGVGIGVGMGVGMGMGMGLQMRSKFQNIRQMFELSRSCVGGGGGDGRGGGAEEEAMQSLPATLPQQQQHQQHNQQQQQQQRRTTPIAGGSRHQQQQQQQQQMGEAEQTSGNFLRPIAFKPIPFEPDYRIACQQQQQHQQQLQLQQQQHQHQQQQQQQQQQLQLQHQQHQQQQQQQQHHQHQHQQQQQQQQHQALQLSTEGGQAGGGAERYGYGSTPSLAPLPTASAQKFGSTTDLRHLAARRRNHRLLQRSSNEDSLTLDLLSTGSHDRPDGASSKSSGTVVGSSDLTPSPSDSGISELEAALKDRDSELSYLRQAMEHNEKVIFQVQKDKEVYWEHETQRLRLFYEGQQRECQLKLRKMEQLLGLQQFQLKQHKLRQSEQVNRLQQQLDLARDSSQGLQQQVDALRHQLEDSEWRVCERNGEIALLKTQLKEAHLEINMKDHAIVSLKHSSNRSSSNSSSSNKSCDTNTSQSQPKQQAKEEQQQPELQLQQKQQQQQQQQQPQQMKQQNQPDQQQLQKIITLKDQVIGALTSELAKLRKELSDLAIAHEYGEEPCGRYTRLKQQLDNLNEICQKTRKYTTASASPAATAVAAAPPAPPTPTAPPTAQVAPSCVQELPKLDVLVQRLQLDQGQGTQQTLDTLIEESTTYAEDIAKLRQKLDDFRLNLELEKRQWCAEKDKVLGYQKQLQAHYIHMYQKLRCLDSAGAATGQVEATTGN comes from the exons ATGTCGGCCGCCACGCACATGGCCATGCCGGCTCACGCCGTCGTCCCGCCGCCCGGCACTCCGCCTGTGCTGGGGGGCAGCGGGTGCTCCAATCTCAGCCTGCCGCCGGGTAAGCGTGGCCACAAGCGCAGCGTTTCGCTGGAGAACAATGCACCGCTGGCACTGCGCAGCACACCCAGCTTGGGCCAATCCTCGCTGGGCTCGCCGCTGCTGCAGTTTGGCCAGGCTCAGGGGCAAGGACACGCGCAGGGCTTCCACACGGGCACTTTGAAGTCGCGCCAGGAGCAGCGCCGTCTCAGCCAGAAGTTCGGCAGTCACAGCAACTTGGATGACGAGGGTGTGGGCATTGGTGTGGGCATGGGtgtgggcatgggcatgggcatgggcctCCAGATGCGCAGCAAGTTCCAGAATATACGACAAATGTTTGAGCTGAGTCGCAGCTGTGTGGGCGGCGGGGGCGGCGATGGCAGAGGGGGCGGGGCCGAGGAGGAGGCAATGCAATCTCTGCCAGCAACattgccgcagcagcagcaacatcagcaacataatcagcagcagcagcagcagcagaggcgCACCACGCCCATTGCCGGCGGAAGTcgccaccagcaacagcaacagcaacagcaacaaatggGCGAGGCGGAACAG ACCAGCGGCAACTTTCTGCGACCCATTGCCTTCAAGCCCATTCCTTTCGAGCCGGACTACCGCATCGcctgccagcagcagcagcagcaccagcagcagctgcagttgcaacagcagcagcatcagcaccagcagcagcagcagcagcagcagcagcagttgcagctgcaacaccaacagcaccagcagcagcaacagcagcaacaacatcatcagcatcagcatcagcagcagcagcagcagcaacaacatcaggCGCTGCAGCTGTCGACGGAGGGCGGTCAGGCGGGGGGCGGGGCCGAGCGGTACGGCTACGGTTCGACGCCGTCACTTGCCCCACTGCCCACCGCATCGGCCCAGAAATTTGGCA GCACCACTGACCTACGACACTTGGCCGCTCGGCGTCGAAATCATCGCCTGCTGCAGCGCTCCAGCAACGAGGACTCCCTGACCCTTGACCTCTTGAGCACTGGCAGCCACGACAGACCCGATGGGGCCAGCAG CAAGAGCAGCGGCACTGTGGTGGGCAGCAGCGATCTGACGCCCTCGCCCTCGGATTCTGGGATCTCGGAACTGGAGGCGGCGCTGAAGGATCGCGACTCGGAGCTCTCGTACCTGCGACAGGCCATGGAGCACAATGAGAAAGTAATTTTCCAAGTTCAAAAG GACAAGGAGGTGTACTGGGAGCACGAGACGCAGCGACTGCGGCTCTTCTACGAGGGTCAGCAGCGGGAGTGCCAGCTGAAGCTGCGCAAGATGGAGCAGCTACTCGGACTGCAGCAGTTCCAGCTGAAGCAGCACAAGCTGCGCCAGTCGGAACAGGTAAAccggctgcagcagcagctcgaTTTGGCCAGGGACTCCAGCCAGGgactgcagcagcaggtggACGCACTGCGTCACCAGCTGGAGGACAGCGAGTGGCGCGTCTGCGAGCGCAACGGGGAGATAGCTTTACTCAAGACGCAGCTCAAGGAGGCGCAT CTGGAAATCAACATGAAGGATCATGCGATTGTCAGCCTGaagcacagcagcaacaggagcagcagcaacagcagcagcagcaacaagtcCTGTGACACAAACACAAGCCAAAGTCAACCAAAGCAGCAGGcgaaggaggagcagcagcagccagagttgcagctgcagcagaaacagcaacagcagcaacagcagcagcagccgcagcaaatGAAGCAACAAAACCAGCCCGaccagcagcaactgcagaaGATCATCACCCTGAaggatcaggtgattggagCGCTGACCAGCGAGCTGGCCAAGTTGCGCAAGGAGCTCTCCGATCTGGCCATTGCCCACGAGTACGGCGAGGAGCCCTGCGGCCGGTACACTCGCCTCAAGCAGCAGTTGGACAACCTGAACGAGATCTGCCAGAAGACGCGCAAGTACACAAcagcatccgcatccccagcagcaactgcagtagcagcagcaccaccagcaccaccaacaccaactGCACCACCAACTGCACAGGTAGCACCTAGCTGCGTCCAGGAGCTGCCCAAGCTGGATGTGCTGGTGCAGCGACTGCAATTGGATCAGGGACAGGGTACGCAGCAAACGCTGGACACGCTCATCGAGGAGTCCACCACGTACGCGGAGGATATAGCCAAGCTGCGCCAGAAACTGGACGACTTCCGTCTGAATCTCGAGCTGGAGAAGCGTCAGTGGTGCGCCGAGAAGGACAAGGTGCTGGGCTACCAGAAGCAGCTGCAGGCCCACTATATCCACATGTACCAGAAGCTGCGCTGCCTGGACAGCGCCGGAGCAGCGACTGGCCAGGTGGAGGCCACCACTGGCAACTGA